The following are from one region of the Leptospira kirschneri serovar Cynopteri str. 3522 CT genome:
- a CDS encoding c-type cytochrome, with translation MKYYKSLIFLLAAVLFWNCESKTPPLEYFPDMADSPAREAQEADPIAHDGAASRIPPKGAVPVGYYPYEYLGLDVSQLPNKGLGNPFKDDLANLQRGEAKYQTYCSPCHGVRGAGNGTIVGPAPRIGFPVPAVISPKIQGYSDGQIYHVVTAGWGRMKSYASQVSPEDRWKIVLYVRKLQEYENRTKKDVVRN, from the coding sequence ATGAAATATTACAAATCTCTAATTTTCCTTTTGGCCGCTGTTCTTTTTTGGAATTGCGAGTCCAAAACTCCTCCTCTGGAATATTTTCCCGACATGGCTGATTCTCCTGCAAGAGAAGCGCAGGAAGCCGATCCGATCGCACACGACGGGGCAGCTTCTAGAATCCCTCCAAAAGGAGCGGTGCCGGTAGGATATTATCCGTACGAATATTTAGGATTGGATGTATCACAATTACCTAATAAAGGACTTGGAAATCCTTTTAAAGACGATTTAGCAAACCTTCAAAGAGGAGAGGCAAAATATCAGACGTATTGTTCTCCTTGCCACGGTGTGAGAGGAGCGGGGAACGGAACCATCGTAGGTCCGGCTCCAAGAATCGGATTTCCGGTTCCTGCCGTGATTTCTCCTAAAATCCAAGGATATTCCGACGGACAAATTTATCACGTAGTTACAGCCGGATGGGGAAGAATGAAAAGTTACGCTTCTCAGGTTTCTCCCGAAGACCGTTGGAAGATCGTTCTCTACGTGAGAAAACTCCAAGAATACGAAAATAGAACTAAAAAAGACGTGGTTAGGAATTAA
- a CDS encoding DUF3341 domain-containing protein has protein sequence MYKPHKEQFHKFEETSSGVFGLFDTPAEIISAAAKTKEKNYTDFDCFTPYPVHGLDDAMGLPRSGLPWVTFFMGLFGCTVGFSMQYLTHKFDWSLNISGKNLNAWFAYIPITFEFTVFMAGVGTAVAMFFLARLPKLNRKVLHPDITTDKFALWIPSSSKGYKEDEVLNFIKGLGAKYVEVVK, from the coding sequence ATGTATAAACCACATAAAGAACAATTTCATAAGTTCGAAGAGACAAGTTCTGGAGTATTCGGACTTTTTGATACTCCAGCGGAAATCATTTCGGCTGCGGCTAAAACAAAAGAGAAAAATTATACTGACTTTGATTGTTTTACTCCGTATCCGGTTCACGGATTAGATGACGCGATGGGGCTTCCACGTTCCGGACTTCCTTGGGTAACTTTTTTTATGGGACTTTTTGGGTGTACTGTAGGATTTTCAATGCAGTATCTGACTCATAAGTTTGATTGGTCTTTGAACATTTCCGGAAAGAATCTGAACGCGTGGTTTGCATATATTCCTATTACGTTTGAATTCACTGTATTTATGGCAGGTGTAGGGACTGCCGTCGCCATGTTCTTCCTGGCTAGATTACCAAAATTGAACCGTAAAGTTTTACATCCGGATATAACCACGGATAAATTTGCACTTTGGATTCCTTCTTCATCCAAAGGATACAAAGAAGATGAAGTGTTGAATTTTATCAAGGGACTCGGCGCAAAATACGTCGAGGTTGTAAAATAG
- the nrfD gene encoding NrfD/PsrC family molybdoenzyme membrane anchor subunit, with the protein MSNAVKEALDIQPLVTGGKSVRDVTEDILRPVEAFPTSLWWKAFLLVLTITVVDLGIIGYLTWEGLYILGINNPVAWGFFIVNFVFWIGIGHAGTLISAVLYLFRQEWRTGINRAAEAMTIFAVLTAASNLIIHIGRPWVGYWLFPYPNERGPLWVNFRSPLIWDTFAVSTYLTISLVFWYIGLIPDIAAVRDRSKGEFKRKLYDILALGWVGSNKAWSHLETVAMILAALSTPLVLSVHTIVSFDFAVSILPGWHTTIFPPYFVAGAIFSGFAMVVTLMVIAREVFNLKDYITMKHLENMNKVIMVTGLIVGLAYSTEFFMAWYSGNEYEGFTFVNRAFGPYGWAYFIMFSCNVFSPQVFWWKKLRTNIPVMFIISIIVNIGMWFERYVIVMTTHADFLPSSWDMYIPTVYDFMMLIGTFGIFFTLFLLFCRIMPVIAVAEIKTVMPHKDGGHH; encoded by the coding sequence ATGTCCAACGCAGTCAAAGAAGCCCTGGATATCCAGCCTCTCGTAACCGGTGGTAAATCGGTTCGGGACGTTACCGAGGATATCCTAAGACCCGTAGAAGCGTTTCCTACCTCTCTCTGGTGGAAGGCTTTTCTTTTAGTTCTTACTATAACAGTAGTAGACTTAGGTATCATAGGATACTTAACTTGGGAAGGTCTATATATCCTAGGGATCAACAATCCGGTGGCCTGGGGATTTTTTATTGTAAACTTCGTCTTCTGGATCGGTATCGGTCACGCAGGAACTCTGATTTCTGCCGTTCTATATTTGTTTCGTCAAGAATGGAGAACTGGAATCAACCGTGCTGCAGAAGCGATGACCATCTTTGCGGTGTTAACCGCAGCCTCCAACCTGATCATCCATATCGGAAGACCTTGGGTAGGTTATTGGTTATTCCCTTATCCGAACGAAAGAGGACCACTTTGGGTGAACTTTCGTTCTCCTCTGATTTGGGATACTTTTGCGGTTTCTACTTACTTAACCATTTCTCTCGTTTTCTGGTATATCGGTTTGATTCCGGATATTGCAGCGGTAAGAGATCGTTCTAAAGGAGAATTCAAACGTAAACTTTACGACATACTCGCACTTGGATGGGTCGGTTCCAATAAGGCTTGGTCTCATTTGGAAACGGTGGCAATGATATTGGCAGCACTTTCCACACCACTTGTGCTTTCTGTGCATACGATCGTATCCTTTGACTTTGCGGTTTCCATACTTCCTGGATGGCATACAACGATCTTCCCGCCATACTTCGTAGCAGGGGCGATTTTTTCCGGGTTTGCGATGGTGGTCACTTTGATGGTGATTGCGAGAGAAGTTTTCAATCTTAAAGATTATATTACCATGAAACACTTGGAAAATATGAACAAGGTGATTATGGTAACCGGTTTGATCGTAGGTCTTGCCTATTCCACAGAGTTTTTTATGGCCTGGTATTCCGGAAACGAATACGAAGGTTTTACTTTTGTAAACAGAGCCTTCGGTCCTTATGGTTGGGCTTACTTTATCATGTTCAGTTGTAACGTGTTTTCTCCACAGGTATTTTGGTGGAAAAAACTCAGAACCAACATTCCGGTTATGTTTATCATTTCTATCATTGTAAACATAGGTATGTGGTTTGAAAGATACGTGATCGTGATGACTACCCACGCGGACTTCCTTCCTTCCAGCTGGGATATGTATATCCCAACCGTTTACGACTTTATGATGCTCATCGGAACGTTCGGAATCTTCTTCACGTTGTTCCTTCTGTTCTGTAGAATCATGCCTGTTATCGCGGTAGCGGAAATTAAAACCGTAATGCCTCACAAAGACGGAGGACACCACTGA
- a CDS encoding TAT-variant-translocated molybdopterin oxidoreductase — translation MDQKNFQKEKKAHWLSYDLKDKDEEVKEMQKSEFFTSPDPLIERIKSGEFDRKSFLKLMGAGVAMTSLNCIRKPVEKIVPYVDLNKTDENSQYDFVKHGHSYYYASVVAGTGVLIKARDGRPLKLEGNPDHPVSQGALSAAGQASIFDLYDPDRAQNPATIEGGIEVKSDWATIDAKVKSALAANKGKTVVVTKPLDSPSTQSIIGDFLRTVGGGKHYEISLTSAEEVVSKGQAASYGKAIVPNYHFDLANVILSIDCDFMGNWLSGEEHQKDFSKRRNLRPNGSIHQSSSADVNLFVAAESVPTMTGSNADLRLAIRPGDQTKLALAVAAALGELGANTKDLLNGATLSGLVSELGVSEENIRKTAKALWSNKGKSLVVAGSLAATTKDAVDLQVLVNLLNSVLENDGKTVDHSNPKKEGLADSSGNLKSLAAELKQGKVGVLFINDVNLVYQAGEEWKNLLHQAALVVALNDRADETALSSNVLATTTHFLESWGDAEVTKGIFSIQQPAIRPLFNSRSFEDSLIAFAGGSLGGEASFYEYVKNSWIKKLGSKRNWEDLLRTGTTVTASERKKVAGPSRNFNRSSIKKIESSSAGLKLSLFETIAIGDGKAANNAHLQELPDPVTKLTWDNCILLSPALAKEKGISSNDVLVLKTAKQTIELPAQIQPGMHKDAIAIAVGYGRTAAGTVGTGVGKNAYVLSENGVYSGISVTSLEKTGKKYKLATTQHHHMLSPGFSYPDRPIVQSTTIEEYRKDPASGKAPSEIPKILKDGKLVNAVGANPTYPYPGYKWGMSIDLTSCTGCGSCVIACQVENNVPVVGRDEVRVGREMHWLRIDRYYIGDPDQPETLQVAHQPMLCQQCDNAPCETVCPVLATVHSSEGINDMVYNRCVGTRYCSNNCPYKVRRFNWMQHWYNDFGWKNNQAKESKAPRYLGLNPEVAVRGRGVMEKCNFCSHRIAAAKIAAKNEGRVLKDGEVKTACQQSCAADAISFGNTNDKDAEVSKLSSDPRSFRVLEYLNVGPQVAYLTRVRNSI, via the coding sequence ATGGATCAAAAAAATTTCCAAAAAGAAAAAAAGGCTCACTGGCTGTCTTACGATCTGAAAGACAAAGACGAAGAAGTCAAAGAGATGCAAAAATCCGAATTCTTTACTTCTCCCGATCCCTTGATCGAGAGAATTAAATCCGGAGAATTCGATCGTAAATCTTTTCTCAAGCTGATGGGCGCGGGAGTCGCTATGACTTCCTTAAATTGTATCCGTAAGCCGGTTGAGAAAATTGTTCCCTATGTGGATCTTAACAAGACGGATGAAAATTCTCAATACGACTTTGTAAAACACGGACATTCTTATTATTACGCATCCGTTGTCGCCGGAACTGGGGTTCTTATAAAAGCAAGAGACGGTAGACCTCTCAAGTTGGAAGGAAATCCGGATCACCCGGTTTCTCAAGGTGCACTAAGCGCTGCCGGACAAGCTTCTATCTTTGATCTTTATGATCCAGATAGAGCTCAAAATCCTGCGACCATTGAAGGTGGAATCGAAGTTAAATCCGATTGGGCTACGATTGACGCTAAAGTAAAATCTGCATTAGCGGCTAACAAGGGCAAGACGGTTGTAGTAACAAAACCTCTCGATTCTCCTTCTACTCAGTCCATCATCGGTGACTTTCTTAGAACCGTAGGTGGAGGAAAACACTACGAAATTTCTCTTACTTCTGCGGAAGAAGTGGTTTCTAAGGGACAAGCCGCTTCTTATGGAAAGGCAATCGTTCCCAATTATCACTTCGATTTGGCGAACGTAATTCTCTCTATTGATTGCGATTTTATGGGCAATTGGTTGTCGGGAGAAGAGCATCAAAAAGATTTTTCAAAACGTAGAAATCTACGCCCGAACGGTTCTATCCATCAAAGTAGTTCTGCGGACGTAAATCTTTTTGTAGCAGCCGAATCTGTTCCTACGATGACTGGTTCCAACGCGGATCTTCGTCTTGCAATTCGTCCAGGAGATCAAACCAAACTTGCACTTGCGGTTGCGGCGGCTCTCGGTGAATTAGGGGCGAACACAAAAGATCTGTTAAACGGAGCTACCCTTTCCGGTCTTGTTTCCGAGTTAGGTGTCAGCGAAGAGAACATCCGTAAAACCGCAAAGGCTCTTTGGTCCAACAAAGGAAAGTCCCTCGTGGTTGCCGGAAGTCTTGCCGCCACTACGAAGGATGCGGTGGATCTTCAAGTTCTCGTAAATCTACTCAATAGCGTATTAGAAAACGACGGTAAAACCGTAGATCATTCTAATCCAAAGAAAGAAGGTCTAGCGGATTCTTCCGGAAACCTAAAGTCTCTCGCGGCGGAATTAAAACAGGGTAAGGTAGGAGTTTTATTTATAAACGACGTAAACCTAGTTTATCAAGCGGGAGAAGAATGGAAAAATCTACTTCATCAAGCGGCTTTGGTAGTTGCATTAAACGATCGTGCCGACGAGACCGCTCTTTCGTCTAACGTTCTTGCTACTACTACACATTTCTTAGAATCCTGGGGAGATGCCGAAGTTACAAAGGGAATTTTCTCGATCCAACAGCCTGCAATTCGTCCGCTTTTTAATTCTAGATCTTTCGAGGATAGTTTGATTGCGTTTGCGGGAGGTTCTCTCGGAGGAGAAGCCAGTTTCTACGAATACGTAAAAAATTCCTGGATTAAAAAATTAGGTTCTAAAAGAAATTGGGAAGATCTGTTAAGAACAGGTACAACCGTAACTGCTTCTGAGCGTAAAAAAGTCGCTGGTCCTTCTAGAAACTTCAATCGTTCTTCTATTAAGAAAATTGAATCTTCTTCTGCGGGTTTAAAACTTTCTTTGTTCGAAACCATTGCAATCGGAGACGGAAAAGCTGCGAATAATGCGCACCTACAAGAACTTCCAGATCCTGTTACCAAACTGACATGGGATAATTGTATTCTACTTTCGCCTGCTTTGGCAAAAGAGAAAGGGATTTCGTCTAACGATGTTTTGGTTCTAAAAACCGCAAAACAGACGATTGAACTTCCGGCGCAGATTCAACCTGGAATGCACAAGGATGCGATCGCGATTGCGGTAGGTTATGGTAGGACTGCAGCGGGTACTGTAGGAACCGGAGTTGGTAAGAACGCATACGTACTTTCCGAAAATGGAGTTTATTCCGGAATTTCTGTAACTTCTCTCGAAAAAACGGGTAAAAAATATAAACTGGCTACTACACAACACCATCATATGTTGTCTCCTGGTTTTAGTTATCCGGATCGTCCAATCGTTCAATCTACTACCATCGAAGAATATCGTAAAGATCCTGCTTCCGGTAAGGCTCCATCTGAAATTCCTAAAATTTTAAAAGATGGTAAACTTGTAAATGCGGTCGGTGCCAATCCTACTTATCCTTACCCAGGTTACAAATGGGGAATGAGTATTGACCTTACTTCCTGTACTGGTTGCGGTTCTTGTGTGATCGCTTGCCAAGTGGAGAATAACGTTCCTGTGGTTGGAAGAGACGAAGTCCGAGTAGGACGTGAAATGCACTGGCTGCGGATCGATCGTTATTACATAGGAGATCCGGATCAGCCAGAAACTTTACAAGTGGCTCATCAACCTATGCTTTGCCAACAGTGCGACAATGCTCCTTGTGAAACCGTTTGTCCGGTTCTTGCTACCGTTCATAGTTCCGAAGGAATCAACGACATGGTTTATAACCGTTGTGTAGGAACTCGTTATTGTTCAAACAACTGTCCTTACAAGGTCAGACGTTTTAACTGGATGCAACACTGGTACAACGATTTTGGTTGGAAGAACAACCAAGCGAAAGAGTCAAAAGCACCTCGTTACTTGGGACTCAATCCGGAAGTTGCGGTTCGTGGTCGTGGAGTAATGGAAAAATGTAATTTCTGTTCTCATAGAATCGCTGCGGCTAAAATCGCTGCGAAAAACGAAGGTCGTGTCCTAAAAGACGGAGAGGTTAAAACCGCGTGTCAACAAAGTTGTGCAGCGGATGCAATCAGCTTCGGAAATACGAACGATAAAGACGCGGAAGTTTCTAAACTTTCTTCGGATCCTAGATCGTTTCGAGTACTCGAATATCTGAACGTCGGACCTCAGGTTGCTTACCTGACCCGGGTTAGAAACTCAATTTAA
- a CDS encoding cytochrome c3 family protein yields MNNRALKLSVTLITVAAVAYLIFSPSKYVGYAPDQPIPFNHKIHAGDNKIDCKYCHTGVETSAHATVPSTSTCMNCHSLVATSKPLIKKLTQSYNDNKPIEWIKVHDMPDHVQFNHSRHISRGVDCSQCHGNVAEMVKVKQVASLNMGYCVDCHRENNAPTDCSTCHR; encoded by the coding sequence ATGAATAACAGAGCACTGAAACTTTCGGTAACGCTCATCACAGTCGCGGCCGTTGCGTATCTGATTTTCTCTCCCTCCAAGTATGTTGGGTATGCGCCCGATCAGCCTATACCCTTTAATCACAAGATACATGCCGGAGATAATAAGATAGATTGTAAATACTGTCATACCGGAGTAGAAACCTCGGCACACGCCACAGTCCCGTCCACTTCCACTTGCATGAACTGCCATTCTCTCGTAGCAACCTCTAAACCATTGATCAAAAAACTCACTCAATCGTATAACGATAATAAGCCGATCGAATGGATTAAGGTTCACGATATGCCTGACCACGTTCAGTTTAATCATTCTCGACATATATCGAGAGGAGTGGATTGTTCTCAGTGTCACGGAAACGTAGCGGAGATGGTGAAAGTAAAACAAGTGGCGTCCCTCAATATGGGATACTGCGTGGATTGTCATAGAGAGAACAACGCACCTACAGATTGTTCTACCTGTCACAGATAA
- a CDS encoding DUF1561 domain-containing protein yields MYNWKKIFIVVLLISIMIYLEYEMDHTFVHASSSSKTVDSIIQKPTDPPKDKPIKVNVSGGGTFCYGPTFSGGESYIVIEQCWQMHVMNARYDVFQRISYNVNNTWLCITAPETVIRGEKNWDYVHLRPCTTNDPLQRWIVKDNSFWTADERYRLKDTNWYAYISRNSKDTYNHTLDPSMKDWIQTIATPGNISVQTSIAWDLQTTEGNERYFIRRGGSDKNTTPLYYNPESGHIAQYDPVSSSLYCMYSNVGKSNWDWVTWASCSDAAISKENPTFWNVSFQTEEGGIITDYKGNLLRVTRYGSNWGVAYAAKPDFVKKDTKNSPTSLFVVDKSLLDWTRYTSSNLGKTDQYCPAGNHESILHKRVKRTLPPDFQLTEAWIQRLHDIARSTIPETQYSGICGVCLLHAFQMMAELQEYHSQGPLSAGGYFFDTAPNTDPFISFRQRYPLLDSTLVNAIDIFGPSYNTARLLVLTHAITMLPQFEWTPSNTFNTRSEILSHISSLINFPPGSIWLGLLRWRLPDWTFVRHAVPILRTSQGLVVIPTNSPRALENFRQFLIPSTDPNHVITTYLERPNRTLTRFTTIQLGELYQNTFDFLISNNNCTGESEDRRGTGDYPSSSSVNQCISDSRCALPLW; encoded by the coding sequence ATGTACAATTGGAAGAAAATTTTTATAGTGGTTCTGTTAATCTCTATCATGATTTACTTGGAGTATGAAATGGATCATACATTTGTACACGCGTCTTCTTCCTCAAAGACCGTTGACTCGATCATTCAAAAACCTACCGATCCACCAAAAGATAAACCAATCAAAGTCAATGTAAGTGGCGGAGGAACATTTTGTTATGGTCCTACTTTTAGCGGCGGTGAAAGTTACATCGTAATTGAACAGTGTTGGCAAATGCACGTTATGAATGCAAGATATGACGTGTTCCAAAGAATTTCGTATAACGTCAATAATACGTGGTTATGTATCACTGCACCGGAGACAGTCATTAGAGGGGAAAAAAACTGGGACTATGTACATCTCAGACCTTGTACAACCAACGATCCTCTGCAAAGATGGATCGTAAAAGACAACTCGTTTTGGACTGCAGATGAGCGTTATCGATTGAAGGATACAAATTGGTATGCCTATATATCAAGAAATTCTAAAGATACATACAACCATACATTAGATCCTTCCATGAAAGATTGGATTCAAACAATAGCCACTCCTGGAAACATCAGCGTTCAAACTTCTATCGCTTGGGATTTGCAAACTACCGAGGGAAATGAACGTTATTTTATTCGCCGAGGAGGTTCGGATAAGAATACAACTCCTCTCTACTACAATCCAGAAAGTGGACATATTGCTCAGTATGACCCGGTGAGTAGTTCTCTCTATTGTATGTATTCTAACGTGGGTAAATCGAATTGGGATTGGGTGACTTGGGCATCGTGTAGTGACGCAGCGATCAGTAAAGAGAATCCAACTTTTTGGAACGTCTCTTTTCAAACCGAAGAAGGAGGAATCATCACAGATTATAAAGGCAATTTACTCAGAGTAACCAGATATGGAAGCAATTGGGGAGTTGCCTATGCAGCTAAACCTGATTTTGTCAAAAAGGATACTAAGAATAGCCCCACTTCTTTGTTTGTAGTCGATAAAAGTTTACTGGATTGGACACGTTATACGTCATCTAATCTTGGAAAGACAGATCAGTATTGTCCAGCTGGTAATCACGAAAGTATTCTACATAAAAGAGTCAAAAGAACCTTACCACCCGATTTTCAATTAACTGAGGCTTGGATTCAAAGACTTCACGATATAGCGAGATCAACTATACCTGAAACTCAATATAGTGGAATATGTGGAGTTTGTTTGCTTCATGCTTTCCAGATGATGGCAGAACTACAGGAGTATCATTCTCAAGGACCTCTTTCCGCAGGAGGTTATTTTTTCGATACGGCTCCTAATACCGATCCATTTATATCATTTAGACAACGTTATCCGCTTTTAGATAGTACGTTAGTAAATGCAATTGACATTTTCGGTCCTTCTTATAACACAGCCCGGCTTTTGGTATTAACACATGCTATTACTATGTTACCTCAATTCGAATGGACTCCGTCAAATACATTCAATACCCGATCTGAGATCTTATCTCATATTAGTTCACTTATCAATTTTCCTCCCGGAAGCATATGGTTGGGACTACTGCGATGGCGACTCCCAGATTGGACCTTTGTAAGACATGCAGTTCCAATTCTTAGAACCTCTCAGGGGTTAGTAGTAATTCCAACAAATAGTCCACGCGCACTTGAAAACTTCAGACAATTCTTAATACCTAGCACAGATCCCAATCACGTAATTACTACTTACTTGGAAAGACCAAATAGAACTCTGACGAGATTTACAACGATACAGTTAGGGGAACTTTATCAGAATACTTTTGACTTCTTAATTTCTAACAATAACTGTACTGGAGAAAGTGAAGACAGAAGGGGCACAGGGGATTATCCATCCAGTAGTTCTGTGAATCAGTGTATAAGCGATAGTAGATGCGCTCTGCCACTTTGGTAG
- a CDS encoding PIN domain-containing protein, with the protein MKDKVFLDTNLFIYNFDTENKTKHEKSKEIVLTALVENNYVISYQVIQEFSNVALKKFQIPLKPKDLAIYLKRVMFPLCSVYYTNENILNAIEIRNRYKLSFYDSVLIGSAIEANCKTLLSEDLQDGLQIKGLQITNPFNSTIKKKK; encoded by the coding sequence ATGAAAGATAAAGTATTCTTAGATACTAATCTATTTATTTATAATTTTGATACAGAAAATAAAACGAAACATGAGAAATCAAAGGAAATCGTTTTAACGGCTTTAGTAGAAAATAATTATGTAATTAGTTATCAAGTGATTCAAGAATTTTCAAATGTAGCTTTGAAAAAATTTCAGATACCTCTCAAACCAAAAGACTTAGCAATATATTTGAAAAGAGTTATGTTTCCATTATGCAGTGTCTATTATACTAATGAGAATATTTTGAATGCAATTGAAATCAGAAACCGATATAAACTTTCTTTTTACGATTCTGTTCTTATAGGTTCTGCGATAGAAGCGAATTGTAAAACATTGTTAAGTGAAGATTTACAAGATGGACTTCAAATCAAAGGTTTACAAATTACGAATCCTTTTAATAGCACAATTAAAAAGAAAAAGTAG
- a CDS encoding formylglycine-generating enzyme family protein: MFKMVKKYVPTICLLIAISVGSTIFSRPLSISEKNQEEKIKNDFQREFRIENFVFIPAGEFVMGCVAGDIQCDDREKPPKAMKIVRPFYMGKYEVTQTQWQLVMRYDQSDFKKCGGSCPVNNVTWFSVQEFLKQLNYTMQELGKATMVFRLPNEAEWEYAARAGSTTKYYWGEEMDPNYLWYSSNSDYKIHPAGQKKPNSFGLFDMSGNVSEWTADSFVYRHSKRNVEMRIVRGCSWFSESEICRISHRNAGVPSYGSNMVGFRLILELQ, translated from the coding sequence ATGTTCAAGATGGTAAAGAAATACGTCCCAACAATTTGTCTACTAATCGCGATATCGGTAGGCTCCACAATTTTTTCCAGACCATTATCCATTTCCGAAAAAAATCAAGAAGAAAAAATCAAGAATGATTTTCAGAGAGAATTCAGAATCGAAAACTTCGTATTCATCCCCGCTGGAGAATTTGTCATGGGCTGCGTTGCTGGTGACATACAGTGTGATGATAGGGAGAAACCGCCCAAAGCCATGAAGATCGTCAGACCGTTCTACATGGGCAAATATGAAGTTACACAGACACAATGGCAACTTGTGATGCGTTATGATCAGAGTGATTTCAAGAAGTGTGGTGGTTCTTGCCCAGTGAACAACGTTACGTGGTTTAGTGTCCAGGAATTCTTAAAACAGCTAAATTATACAATGCAAGAGCTTGGAAAGGCGACAATGGTCTTTCGATTACCGAATGAAGCGGAATGGGAATATGCAGCCCGAGCTGGTTCGACTACAAAGTATTATTGGGGGGAAGAAATGGATCCAAATTACTTATGGTATTCCTCAAATTCTGATTATAAAATTCATCCTGCTGGTCAAAAGAAACCTAACTCATTCGGCCTTTTTGACATGAGCGGAAATGTCTCTGAATGGACCGCAGACAGCTTTGTGTATCGCCATTCGAAGCGCAATGTCGAAATGCGCATCGTCCGCGGATGCAGTTGGTTTAGTGAATCTGAGATTTGTCGTATTTCACATAGGAACGCTGGTGTACCAAGCTATGGCTCAAATATGGTTGGTTTTCGGCTTATTCTGGAATTACAGTAA